The region CCAGCCCAAGTTCACTAACGTTGATATCCGCGTCACCATAGACGTTACGTTTGGAGAGGTTGAGGTCTATGTGTCCAATTCGCATGATACATTCATTGTAGAGGTCGACCGCCAGACTGGTGTGCATACCATCAAGATCGAGGACGAGGCCACCTCTGCGACCACTTCACGAGAAAAGGAGGTTCCTCTCGCACCACCGTCACCCATGAAGGTGTTTGCGAACTCCTCGTCAGCATTACTCGGCACATTGCAGTCCACAAAGTCACACGGGACAGAACGTGAAATACGGGAAGAACGAAACGAAGGTCTCATAACCTATATCACTGTGTGGAAGCCACAGACGGTGTTGATCGTACGTGGCGTACGGGACCGTGTGGTCATCACTTTCCCACATGAAGTGCACTCGCTCAAATCCAGCCGCTTCTATATCGCCCTGCGTGGCGTGGGCACAGATACTCATAACGGAGAATCCCAAGGTCTCCTCTTTCTCCGACAGGACCAGGCCCACATTGATCtctttgtctttttctctgttttcttttcCTGCTTTTTCCTCTTCCTGTCCGTCTGTGTGCTGCTCTGGAAAGTCAAGCAGTTCTTGGACTTCCGCCGTGAGCAGCGCCGCCACATTCAAGAGATGACAAAGATGGCCTCTCGGCCGTTTGCTAAACTCACCATCTACCTAGAGCCTGAGGAGCCGCAGCTGGTTTACTTGCCCTCGGCTGGAGGGGGAAGCACCGTGTCCCTCGCCCACGTCCGGACAGGCAAACTCAGTGGTATGGTGATGGGCCAGAGGGGACGAACCGTAGCTCTGTCCTACAAACACGACCCCGGCACAGGCACTGTCACTCATCACCACCACCATCTCGCTCTGAGTGGAGGCAACAACGGACAGCACCTTCCCCTGCACTACCTGAACACTCACCACTACGCACCCAGCTCTACTGCAAACCCGACCTCgcatcaccaccaccatcaccCGTCCTCACACGGCAGCTACCAGCATTTCTGTCGCTCCGACCCCTTCTTGTCCCAGCTCATGGGCTTTTCGTACTCGTCCTTCAAAGTTGGACCAATCACTCTGGAGCCCACAGATGACGGGATGGCAGGGGTGGCCACTGTGCTCATACAGCTGCCAGGAGGCATCCTTGCTCCCAACCGGGCTTGCTTGGGTTCAGCACTTGTCACTTTGCGGCAGAATTTGCAGGAATACTGTGGACATGGAGGAGCGGGAACACATCCTGGCACCGGGGGTGGCCGAAAAGGCTTGTTGGGCCATCAGCATCTAACCACCATGGCAATGTGAAGGGAACGTACTGCGATGAAGGAAACATAgattgaaaagggaaaaacaatcATGAGAGTGAACAGAAAGGACAACGGAAGTTGCAGAgatgttaaagggacagtccaccccaaaatgaaaattttgtcatggtttactcaccctcatgtcgttccaaacatgacTTTCTTCTGCGCAGCACACAAgaagatttttaaagaaatgtttttgtccatacaaagaAAATCAATGGGTTCCAAAACCAAAGGACATTGAAACTGACTTTTTACCAAAcagttttggaccccattgacctTCATTGTGTagatgaaaactttttctctttttctcaatttttttggtTTGCTCTGTTGAGGGTTACAAAAGGGATGCATTAGTTACAAGAGAGGAACAAGGTGAATAATAGGAAACGTGATTTGTACATATACTGTAATTAATTATTAGGTGTCATGTACTTGTTTATCACTGCTAAAAAGCTCCATATTGACATGAAGCAGCAACCTTTATGCAATGCACTACTCCTATATCCAAGCTttgttgcttcttttttttttgtgtcctaTATACACTACTGAAATCAGCTGGACAAGCTGTTGACTATGGCATGACATCgaccagtgaaaaagttgtctttgCAGCTGAACCAATGTGCTTTATATCCTCATGTGACAATCTGAACTGCCATCCAAACCAAGAGACGGTGCAACATGTCTGCTTGAATGTGCAAAACATTgattgtctgaaaaaaaaaaaaaaaaactggcacagatgttgtaaaaaagaaaaaaaagtgcttttgttACTGGTTTTTTGTCATGGCTGTGATTGGTCCATGCTTCCTGTAATATAGCAGATTTGAATCTAGTCAATAGGTCTGTTTCATGGTGAGCCATTGgcttatttttatacatattcaTACTGAAGATGCATTTCACACCGCCAGTCGACGGTTTATGATTACACCtcttttttgtttgcattaattACATGACCTTTACTCACTTTGCCTTGACCAGATGTTAATATAACTGTGTGACAGAATCCTCAAACtctttttgtattaaatttagGATGGATTTTCTGTTTGAGTTTAGGCTATTAATCTTAAATtctgcaattgtgtgtgtatatatatgaaggAATAAGCTGATTAATAAGGAACGTTACATTTTTCTTACATTGTGTAGGAAATGAAggatactattttatttttcccctttCTTACACTACTTATttcatattactttattttttaaagtaaagctTACAGCATGTATTAACAATGTGCTAATGTTTTATTTCCGGTGATTAATGAAATTTATCACACAAGCTGGGTTGCTGCAgcattctcattttcatttcagtgatGGGTTATGTTTCATTAGATATATGAGAACTAAAAGTACAAATCTAGAATGCTCCTGGTGAGACACTATTAAGTAATGAAATGAAGAGAAAACAGTGATAATACTAAAGTTTGTTACTGTATTGCCATTTATAAGGAAATTCCGTTGTTTTGCTTTATTgcaatttgtttctttttgcttGACTGTTACTTTCTGAGTGTAATCTGACTGGTATTTATAGAGGACAGGTTGGTGTagaaagttactttttttaagaATTGAAGTCATAGTGAAAAGTGTTCATTtgatgttattatttaatgtaaataacaGAAACATAATAGGAGAAGCCATATGTTTATCTGGGATGCCACTCCAGAGAAAGCAATCTTAAGATAAATTGGTTAATTTGTTAGGTTAAACCAGAAAAAGTGATAGTGCTATAAATTATGCACAATACCAAAAACAGATTTGGGTTTGAATATGGTAAAGAAAGCTTTGTGTTCTGTCCAGacattttcaaatgcttttacagtttttttctgttgctGCTGAACATGCCTTTGATGCTTAACAGCGGTTTGTCCATAATAAAAAATCATCCATTAATGGTTACCACGGTTTGTTGTGtggtctttgtttttgtttttttaacccgATATGACACTTACTCTAAAAATGAGACCAATGATTCCTACtgcagtaaaaaacaaaaaacagtagcTGCACATTTGATTTAAATTGAGTTATTGAAATTGGACTCTTACTACTCTTGTGTTAAGTGGATTTATCTCTATTGTATTAGATGCTAAAAACGGTATGAAAGTATTGTATTTACGGGACTTTAAAGAGTTtagaataattttataaataagaagCTTCAAATATGTCCACTaaaatctttaaaacaaaaaaaggttcaggaacttttattttgaaaggacGCGTCAGCGTTGACCTTATTTTGAAACGTGTTATTGTTTCTGGCTTTACCTAGTATCTATAAGCAGCATCGATATAACGTATTTCAGACATGAAAAACGGGTTCAGTGCAAACTGCTATAGGTCTTTTATAGCTATACCGTCACTAGTATAACCAGACGAGTTGGTGTGGTTATAGCGGTGGATGTGTAAGATGCCTATTTGAGCTGTAGGATGCTGTACACTGAGGGCTGTGACAGTCTGCAGTCCAATCGAATATTCATTGCTGCATAAATGCAGCAGATAAACTAAAGCTTTAATATTTCCGGTAAGAACATTTTGTGCTTTATTTAACTTAACACGACACTTCTGTTTACATCTGCATGTCTGCAACCCGCTAATATGAGGTATTGTGAACCTGGGCTATTATGAACCTTCATGGTTAAACCTcccaactgaaaaacacaaaccaGCCTTAGTCTGTTTAAATTCAGATATGTTACTCGATATTGGATTTTGATATTAGAAAGGAGAATCCTCCACCTATCTGTCTCCGTTAAccttaaaaataagaaattattcttctaaaaacataacattagtATAAATGCTATACCaggaatatattgtaaataaaaccgTAAAATTGTATTAATGTCCTTCTCAAACATTTCTTTAGGTTGTGCACAAGAAGATGAACGCTAAgttactgaagaaaagaaaatcacccagaaaaaagaaaaccaaagaaCTGACAAACTGTGAAAAAGAGCCATTGCCAACAAATGGTGATGGCATTAGGACTGACACAAATGTAACCAAGACCTCTAATGCCACTCGGGACTGTGCTATGAACACCTGTCCTGAGGTCACACAGATCAAACCAGAAGAGGGAGAGCTGGAAGCTTTGGGAGTCCTAACGGTGTCCTCTGAACAACACCAACAACATCTGCAGCCTCATCCTCCTGCTTTCAGAGCATTCGTTCCTAAGACAGAACCAGACTGTTTCCCTTTAAACCCACCTAGTTTTCAGGTCAAAACTGAGCCTGGCATTTTTGAGGTGCTGCAGAGAGAGTCTGCTTTGATTGTGAAGGAGGAGAATGACAGCTGGAAGGAAGTCAAGCTTGAGACGCTAGATGAAAATTCAGTGGGTGATTCTTGCCTGGAGAAAAACACaggtaatacatttatttaatatgccCAATCTTGCAAATCACACAGTGTCATATATTAAAGTTGACAGCAAGAGGCATAAACCTCTTTTAGATGACAACATAAACCTAAGAAGATTCACTTGACTTGATATTTGACCACACATATTTGATATTTGTTTATCAGTTGGCATATTTTTCTGTCCCTTTTCCTCTCCACAGCTTCCTCCTCCCTGATTTTTCCGTGTCCTCATTGCTCTGTTACTTTCACTGACTTTACATACTTGGAAAAACACCTCAAATGGTGCCATCGAAGCGAATACCTAGCATGGGTAAAAAAACACAAAGTCTACAACTGCTCTAAAATATCTTCCAGGATGCTCAGCTGCTCATCGTGCCACTATCGGTTCTTTTCTCAAAGACAGCTGGAGACCCATGTGCGCAAAGCCCACCTCCCTACACCCAAACCTATCCGAAAACGCTACACCTGCCCACAGTGTGATCGCAGCTTTGATTACATCGGCAACCTGAAAAACCACTGCCACAGATGCCATGGCTTAGCCACGGTGTGTAAAGATGGACAAATTAGCTGTGCTAAATGTGGTCAAAGCTTTGCTGGAGTCTGGGGTCTCGGACCACATTGCTGCcatgaggaggagaagaaacCCAAGGTGGGTGTTGAGGAACCCATTTGCAGGGACCGTGGCTATCTGTGCCGAGACTGTGGCAAGAACTGCTCTACACTTCAGTGCCTGACGATACACAAACGCATTCATACTGGCGAGAAGCCATGCGTCTGCGAAGACTGCGGCCGTGGATTTCATGATATGGGGAGTCTGCGGAATCACAAAGTCATACATACAGGAATCCGGCCTTACGAGTGTCCCGAATGTGGTAAAGCGTTCGCAAGGATGGCCCACCTCAGATGTCATCTGCGAACCCACACGGGTGAAAGGCCGTACCCTTGCCCCCAGTGCGGGATGAGATTCAGCCACCGGTCGACGCTTCTCATCCACCAACAAATTCACTCCaaggaaaaaacattttcatgcccAGACTGTGGCAAGATGTTCTCCGCTCTCAGGTACATGAAGGTCCACCAAAGAGCGCACAACTCGGAGCGAATTCTGCAGTGTGGAGAATGCATGAAGACGTTTTCACGGGAGGATGTGCTTAAGAAACACCTACGCATTCACACGGGTGAGCGGCCGTACCAGTGCAACGTCTGCACCAAACGTTTCAACCGCATCTCGCACCTGAAAATCCACATGCGAACACACACCGGCGAGAAACCGTACTGCTGCGAGCAGTGTGGCTCCAGCTACGCTCAATCCGGCGATTTGACCAAACACATGAGGAGACACACGGGGGAAAAACCCTTCGCCTGTTCTGACTGCGACCGCCGCTTCACCAACTCGGGCGACCTGAGCAAGCACAGGCGCAGTCACACGGGCCACAGGCCCTACAAGTGTACagagtgcgggaagagttttctCATGCCCCAGCACCTGAAGATACACAAAATGACACACACGGGCGAGAGGCCATACAGCTGCCCACAGTGTCTCCGCACTTTCACTCGCTCGCACCATCTTTCTCAACACATggaaaagcacaaaataaagatGGATAGCTGAACTACTTCTGTCTAATCTCAGTTTCATTGAAGAAAATGAATTGGGAGTTCATCGATGAATTGGATAT is a window of Carassius auratus strain Wakin chromosome 16, ASM336829v1, whole genome shotgun sequence DNA encoding:
- the LOC113116655 gene encoding zinc finger protein 883-like; amino-acid sequence: MNAKLLKKRKSPRKKKTKELTNCEKEPLPTNGDGIRTDTNVTKTSNATRDCAMNTCPEVTQIKPEEGELEALGVLTVSSEQHQQHLQPHPPAFRAFVPKTEPDCFPLNPPSFQVKTEPGIFEVLQRESALIVKEENDSWKEVKLETLDENSVGDSCLEKNTASSSLIFPCPHCSVTFTDFTYLEKHLKWCHRSEYLAWVKKHKVYNCSKISSRMLSCSSCHYRFFSQRQLETHVRKAHLPTPKPIRKRYTCPQCDRSFDYIGNLKNHCHRCHGLATVCKDGQISCAKCGQSFAGVWGLGPHCCHEEEKKPKVGVEEPICRDRGYLCRDCGKNCSTLQCLTIHKRIHTGEKPCVCEDCGRGFHDMGSLRNHKVIHTGIRPYECPECGKAFARMAHLRCHLRTHTGERPYPCPQCGMRFSHRSTLLIHQQIHSKEKTFSCPDCGKMFSALRYMKVHQRAHNSERILQCGECMKTFSREDVLKKHLRIHTGERPYQCNVCTKRFNRISHLKIHMRTHTGEKPYCCEQCGSSYAQSGDLTKHMRRHTGEKPFACSDCDRRFTNSGDLSKHRRSHTGHRPYKCTECGKSFLMPQHLKIHKMTHTGERPYSCPQCLRTFTRSHHLSQHMEKHKIKMDS